In Providencia sneebia DSM 19967, one DNA window encodes the following:
- the ispH gene encoding 4-hydroxy-3-methylbut-2-enyl diphosphate reductase has product MQILMANPRGFCAGVDRAISIVERALELYGAPIYVRHEVVHNRYVVDNLRQRGAIFIEEISEVPDGSILIFSAHGVSQAIRQEARSRDLTMLFDATCPLVTKVHMEVARASRKGKEAILIGHAGHPEVEGTMGQYNNPAGGMYLVESPEDVWKLQVKDEGNLCFMTQTTLSVDDTSDVIDALTQRFPNIVGPRKDDICYATTNRQEAARDLAQQADIVLVVGSKNSSNSNRLAELASRMQKPAYLIDGAEDIKAEWLAGKSIIGLTAGASAPDILVRQVIDKLKEFGAGDVVELQGREENIVFEVPKELRVEIKQIS; this is encoded by the coding sequence ATGCAAATATTAATGGCTAACCCTCGTGGCTTTTGCGCAGGTGTAGACCGAGCAATTAGTATTGTAGAAAGGGCGCTAGAACTTTATGGTGCGCCAATTTATGTACGCCATGAAGTGGTACATAACCGTTATGTGGTGGATAATTTACGCCAGCGCGGTGCAATTTTTATTGAGGAAATATCTGAAGTACCTGATGGCTCAATATTAATTTTTTCAGCTCATGGTGTTTCTCAGGCAATCCGACAAGAAGCGCGTTCGCGTGATCTTACTATGTTATTTGATGCGACTTGCCCATTAGTGACGAAAGTTCATATGGAAGTCGCTAGAGCGAGTCGAAAAGGCAAAGAAGCCATTTTGATTGGTCATGCTGGTCATCCTGAAGTGGAAGGCACCATGGGGCAGTATAATAACCCAGCAGGTGGCATGTACTTAGTTGAAAGTCCTGAAGATGTTTGGAAACTACAAGTTAAAGATGAAGGTAACTTGTGCTTTATGACCCAAACAACACTCTCGGTTGATGACACATCTGATGTCATTGATGCATTAACGCAGCGCTTTCCTAATATTGTTGGTCCGCGTAAAGATGATATTTGTTATGCGACAACAAATAGGCAAGAGGCGGCGCGTGACTTAGCGCAGCAGGCAGATATTGTATTAGTGGTTGGCTCTAAAAATTCATCCAACTCTAACCGCTTAGCAGAGTTAGCTTCCCGCATGCAAAAACCGGCTTATTTAATTGATGGTGCTGAAGATATTAAAGCTGAATGGTTAGCAGGTAAATCAATTATTGGCTTGACTGCGGGGGCTTCTGCGCCTGATATTTTGGTTCGCCAAGTTATTGATAAACTCAAAGAGTTTGGGGCGGGTGATGTAGTTGAGCTGCAAGGGCGTGAGGAAAATATTGTCTTTGAAGTGCCTAAAGAGCTTCGCGTTGAAATAAAGCAAATCAGTTAA
- the lspA gene encoding signal peptidase II: MKRPICSTGLRWIWLTVVLIILDLGIKQVVLKEMDLHVTHPVMPFLNLMYAQNFGAAFSFLADEGGWQRWFFAGVAIAISIILLVLMYRQSAQKYLSNIAYALIISGAVGNLTDRLMHGFVIDYIDFYVGNWHYPTFNLADIAICIGAALVILEGFLPDKTKKQAN; this comes from the coding sequence ATGAAAAGACCAATTTGCTCGACGGGTTTACGTTGGATATGGCTGACAGTTGTCCTGATTATATTGGACTTGGGGATTAAGCAAGTTGTCTTGAAAGAGATGGATCTGCATGTCACTCATCCAGTTATGCCATTTTTGAATCTAATGTATGCGCAAAACTTTGGTGCGGCATTCAGCTTCCTTGCTGATGAAGGGGGCTGGCAGCGCTGGTTTTTTGCTGGTGTTGCCATTGCGATATCAATTATTTTATTAGTATTGATGTATCGCCAAAGTGCACAAAAATACCTGAGTAATATTGCTTATGCGTTGATTATTAGTGGTGCTGTTGGCAACCTTACCGATCGCTTAATGCACGGGTTTGTTATTGACTACATTGATTTTTATGTTGGCAATTGGCACTACCCAACATTTAACCTTGCAGACATTGCTATTTGTATCGGTGCTGCTCTGGTTATTCTTGAAGGTTTCTTGCCAGATAAAACGAAAAAGCAAGCAAACTAG
- the fkpB gene encoding FKBP-type peptidyl-prolyl cis-trans isomerase yields the protein MSTQVQPQSAVLLHFTLKLEDGSTADSSYSQGKPALFTLGNDSLSPELEEQLLGLRVGEKKHFSLPGDAIFGKHNPDLVQYFSLRDFIETGVPEIGTIMLFTAMNGSEMPGIVKSIEGESVTIDFNHPLAEQQISFDVEVLEIDPQLESQNANING from the coding sequence ATGTCTACTCAGGTTCAACCACAAAGTGCAGTATTATTGCATTTCACGCTGAAGTTAGAAGATGGCTCTACAGCAGACTCCTCTTATAGCCAAGGAAAACCGGCACTGTTTACATTAGGAAATGACTCGCTTTCACCTGAGTTAGAAGAACAATTATTAGGTCTACGTGTTGGAGAAAAGAAACATTTTTCACTCCCAGGTGATGCTATTTTTGGTAAACATAATCCTGATTTAGTCCAGTATTTTTCTTTGCGTGACTTCATTGAAACCGGTGTTCCTGAGATTGGTACTATAATGTTATTTACTGCAATGAATGGCAGTGAAATGCCAGGGATAGTAAAATCAATAGAAGGTGAATCTGTTACTATTGATTTTAATCACCCATTAGCAGAGCAACAAATCAGTTTTGATGTTGAAGTGCTTGAGATAGATCCGCAATTGGAGAGTCAGAATGCAAATATTAATGGCTAA
- the ribF gene encoding bifunctional riboflavin kinase/FAD synthetase yields the protein MELIRGIQNIRPHHCGCVLTIGNFDGVHRGHQALLQNLKAKGEQLGLPSMLMIFEPQPLEFFVGDKSPARLTRLRDKVKYLADSGLDYLLCVEFNQHFASLTPDEFVVNLLVKKLGVKYLAIGDDFRFGKNRSGDFAFLQKAGEKYGFEVADTESFCDSGLRISSTAIRKAIQEDDLALAEVLLGHPYRISGRVVHGNQLGRTIGFPTANIPLKRLVTPVTGVYAVEVYGLGDKAFPGVANIGTRPTVSGKGQQLEVHLIDSNMDLYGRHIDVVLRKKLRDEQRFASLDALKEQIAKDVITARNYLADIGVR from the coding sequence ATGGAGCTAATTCGCGGTATACAAAATATTCGGCCGCATCATTGTGGTTGCGTGCTAACTATTGGTAATTTCGATGGTGTTCATCGTGGACATCAGGCTTTGCTTCAAAATTTGAAGGCAAAAGGTGAGCAATTAGGCTTACCTTCTATGTTGATGATTTTTGAGCCTCAGCCCCTAGAATTTTTTGTTGGTGATAAGTCGCCAGCTCGTTTGACTCGCTTACGTGATAAAGTGAAGTATTTAGCCGATAGCGGTCTTGATTACCTACTTTGTGTCGAGTTTAATCAGCATTTTGCTTCACTCACACCAGATGAATTTGTTGTAAATTTATTGGTGAAAAAACTGGGTGTGAAATATCTCGCTATTGGTGATGATTTTCGTTTTGGCAAAAATCGTTCTGGTGATTTTGCTTTCTTACAAAAAGCGGGTGAAAAATATGGATTTGAAGTCGCAGATACTGAAAGTTTTTGTGATTCAGGTTTACGTATTAGTAGCACTGCGATTCGCAAAGCCATACAAGAAGATGACCTTGCATTAGCAGAAGTGTTGTTAGGCCATCCGTACAGAATCAGTGGGCGTGTTGTACATGGAAACCAACTTGGTAGAACGATTGGCTTCCCGACAGCAAATATCCCATTAAAACGATTAGTCACACCAGTCACTGGTGTGTATGCTGTAGAGGTGTATGGGTTAGGTGATAAAGCCTTTCCCGGGGTAGCAAATATTGGTACCCGACCAACGGTGTCTGGTAAAGGGCAACAATTAGAAGTCCATTTAATTGATTCAAATATGGATCTATATGGGCGGCATATTGATGTCGTGTTACGTAAAAAACTACGTGACGAACAGCGATTTGCTTCATTGGATGCGCTTAAGGAGCAAATTGCTAAAGATGTAATCACAGCTAGGAATTACTTAGCTGATATAGGTGTCAGATAA
- the rpsT gene encoding 30S ribosomal protein S20 — translation MANIKSAKKRAIQSEKRRQHNASRRSMVRTFIKKVYLAIAAGDKETAQKAFNDMQPIVDRHAAKGLIHKNKAARHKANLAAQIKAM, via the coding sequence TTGGCTAATATCAAATCAGCTAAGAAACGCGCTATACAATCTGAGAAACGTCGTCAGCACAATGCTAGCCGTCGTTCTATGGTGCGTACTTTTATCAAGAAAGTTTACCTTGCTATCGCTGCTGGCGATAAAGAGACTGCTCAGAAAGCATTCAATGATATGCAACCTATTGTCGATCGCCATGCAGCAAAAGGCTTGATCCACAAGAACAAAGCTGCACGTCATAAAGCTAACTTAGCAGCACAAATCAAAGCAATGTAA
- the dnaJ gene encoding molecular chaperone DnaJ, producing MAKRDFYEVLGLQKNATDQDIKRAYKRLAMKHHPDRNQGDKEQSEIKFKEIKEAYEVLSDDQKRAAYDQYGHAAFEQGGGGFGGGFGGGADFSDIFGDVFGDIFGGGRRQQRPSRGSDLQYNMDLTLEEAVRGVTKEIRIPTLEECDSCHGSGAKPGTSADTCSTCHGMGQVHMRQGFFSVQQPCPTCHGAGKIIKDPCNKCHGQGRVERYKTLSVKIPAGVDTGDRIRLSGEGEAGERGAPAGDLFVQVHVLPHNIFERDGSNLHCEVPISFATAALGGEIEVPTLDGRVKLKIPAETQTGKVFRMKGKGVKSVRGGLQGDLMCHTVVETPVKLNEKQKDLLKQFGESLGGKSGEKNSPRSKSFFDGVKKFFDDLTNK from the coding sequence ATGGCTAAAAGAGATTTTTACGAGGTATTAGGCCTCCAAAAAAACGCGACTGACCAAGATATCAAACGCGCATATAAACGATTGGCAATGAAGCACCATCCTGACCGTAATCAGGGCGACAAAGAACAATCAGAAATTAAGTTTAAAGAAATTAAAGAAGCTTACGAAGTCCTTTCTGATGACCAAAAGCGTGCTGCTTATGACCAATATGGTCATGCTGCTTTTGAACAAGGCGGTGGTGGTTTCGGTGGTGGCTTTGGCGGCGGTGCTGACTTTAGTGATATCTTTGGTGACGTTTTCGGTGATATTTTTGGCGGTGGACGCAGACAGCAGCGCCCGAGCCGTGGTTCCGACCTACAATACAACATGGACTTGACTCTGGAAGAGGCTGTTCGTGGCGTGACCAAAGAGATCCGCATTCCAACATTAGAGGAGTGTGATTCCTGTCACGGAAGTGGCGCTAAGCCGGGAACAAGTGCAGATACTTGCTCTACCTGTCATGGTATGGGCCAAGTGCATATGCGCCAAGGCTTTTTCTCTGTACAGCAACCTTGTCCTACTTGCCATGGCGCGGGTAAAATTATTAAAGATCCATGTAACAAATGCCATGGACAGGGTCGTGTTGAGCGTTATAAAACATTGTCAGTTAAAATTCCAGCAGGCGTTGATACTGGCGATCGCATTCGTTTATCGGGTGAAGGTGAAGCGGGTGAGCGTGGTGCTCCAGCTGGCGACTTGTTTGTTCAAGTTCATGTGTTGCCACATAATATCTTTGAACGCGATGGCAGTAATCTTCACTGTGAAGTGCCGATTAGTTTTGCGACAGCGGCTTTAGGTGGTGAGATTGAAGTACCAACACTTGATGGACGTGTGAAATTAAAAATCCCGGCAGAAACTCAAACAGGTAAAGTTTTCCGCATGAAAGGTAAAGGCGTGAAATCTGTTCGAGGTGGCTTACAAGGTGATTTAATGTGCCATACTGTCGTTGAAACACCAGTGAAACTCAATGAGAAGCAAAAAGACTTACTCAAACAATTTGGCGAATCACTTGGTGGAAAGAGCGGAGAGAAAAATAGTCCGCGCTCAAAAAGTTTCTTTGATGGCGTGAAGAAATTCTTTGATGACCTAACTAACAAATAA
- the ileS gene encoding isoleucine--tRNA ligase, giving the protein MSDYKNTLNLPETGFPMRGDLAKREPQMLERWYKENLYQAIRKAKSGKKTFILHDGPPYANGSIHIGHSVNKILKDIIIKSKGFAGFDSPYIPGWDCHGLPIEHKVEQIVGKPGEKVSAAEFRAQCRQYAKEQIEGQKADFMRLGVLGEWDKPYLTMDFKTEAHIIRALAKTIANGHLVKGAKPVHWCTACGSSLAEAEVEYYDKTSPSIYVRFPAVDSQAVCEKFGVTTDKTPSLVIWTTTPWTLPANRAISLNPEFKYQLVEADGELVILAADLVKDVMKTAGVESWKIVGECDGSALELLRFQHPFMGFDVPAILGDHVTLDAGTGAVHTAPGHGPEDYVIGQKYDLETANPVGPDGCFLANTYPTLDGVFIFKANDLIVDLLKEKGALLFKQAISHSYPCCWRHKTPVIFRATPQWFIGMDKNGLRKQSLKEIDIVQWIPGWGRARIESMVANRPDWCISRQRTWGTPMSLFVHKDTEELHPRTLELMEEVAKRVEVDGIQAWWDLDPKELLGDEAELYRKVPDTLDVWFDSGSTHFAVVDARPEFHGNSADMYLEGSDQHRGWFMSSLMLSTAMKGKAPYRQVLTHGFTVDGQGRKMSKSLGNTVSPQDVMNKLGADILRLWVASTDYTGEIAVSDEILKRAADSYRRIRNTARFFLANLNGFNPETDMVKPEDMVVLDRWAVGRALAAQQEIIKAYDEYDFLGVIQRLMHFCSIEMGSFYLDIIKDRQYTAKSDSLARRSCQTALFYIVEALVRWIAPVLSFTADEIWNQLPGERAKYVFTEEWYDALFGLENSEEMNDDFWAELLAVRGEVNKVLEQARADKHIGGSLEAAVTLYADKALADKLNSLGDELRFVLLTSQAVVADIASAPADAQPSELSGLKISFSKASGEKCPRCWHYANDIGSVADHPELCGRCVTNVAGNGELRKFA; this is encoded by the coding sequence ATGAGTGACTATAAAAATACCTTGAATCTACCGGAAACAGGGTTCCCAATGCGTGGCGATCTCGCTAAACGCGAACCACAGATGTTAGAACGCTGGTACAAAGAAAATCTGTATCAAGCAATCCGTAAAGCTAAATCGGGCAAAAAAACATTTATTTTGCACGATGGTCCTCCATATGCTAACGGCAGTATTCATATTGGTCACTCAGTTAACAAAATTCTCAAAGACATTATTATTAAATCCAAAGGGTTTGCAGGCTTTGACTCGCCATATATCCCTGGTTGGGATTGCCATGGTTTACCGATTGAACATAAAGTTGAACAAATCGTTGGTAAGCCAGGTGAAAAAGTTTCCGCTGCTGAATTTCGTGCTCAGTGCCGTCAATATGCTAAAGAGCAAATAGAAGGGCAAAAAGCTGATTTTATGCGCTTGGGTGTTCTCGGCGAGTGGGACAAACCTTATCTGACAATGGATTTTAAAACTGAAGCTCATATCATCAGAGCATTAGCAAAAACTATTGCCAATGGCCATTTAGTGAAAGGCGCTAAACCTGTTCACTGGTGTACTGCATGTGGTTCATCTTTAGCTGAAGCTGAAGTTGAATATTACGATAAAACATCGCCATCGATTTATGTCCGTTTCCCTGCGGTTGATAGCCAAGCGGTTTGTGAAAAATTTGGTGTAACAACAGATAAAACGCCTTCTTTAGTTATTTGGACAACAACACCTTGGACTCTACCTGCTAACCGTGCGATTTCTTTAAACCCTGAGTTTAAATATCAGCTTGTTGAGGCGGATGGTGAATTAGTCATTCTAGCGGCTGATCTCGTTAAAGATGTGATGAAAACCGCTGGAGTTGAATCTTGGAAAATAGTTGGTGAGTGTGATGGTAGCGCATTAGAATTGCTGCGTTTCCAACATCCATTCATGGGTTTTGATGTTCCTGCTATTCTTGGCGATCACGTCACTTTAGATGCGGGTACTGGTGCGGTACATACTGCACCTGGCCATGGTCCTGAAGACTATGTGATTGGTCAAAAATATGATTTAGAAACGGCGAATCCAGTTGGTCCAGATGGTTGTTTCTTAGCAAATACTTACCCAACTTTAGATGGCGTATTTATTTTCAAAGCCAATGATTTAATTGTCGATTTGCTAAAAGAAAAGGGTGCTCTACTCTTTAAACAAGCGATTTCTCATAGCTACCCTTGTTGCTGGCGTCATAAAACACCGGTTATTTTCCGTGCAACTCCACAATGGTTTATTGGCATGGATAAAAATGGCTTACGCAAGCAATCATTGAAAGAGATTGATATTGTTCAATGGATCCCTGGTTGGGGCCGTGCGCGTATCGAATCAATGGTGGCAAATCGCCCAGACTGGTGTATCTCTCGTCAACGTACTTGGGGAACCCCAATGTCGTTGTTCGTTCATAAAGATACCGAAGAGCTACATCCGCGCACGTTAGAATTGATGGAAGAAGTGGCTAAACGTGTTGAAGTTGATGGCATTCAAGCTTGGTGGGATTTAGATCCTAAAGAATTATTAGGTGATGAAGCCGAACTCTATCGCAAAGTACCTGACACACTTGATGTTTGGTTTGATTCAGGATCAACACATTTTGCTGTTGTCGATGCGCGCCCTGAGTTCCACGGTAATTCTGCTGATATGTATCTTGAAGGCTCAGACCAACATCGCGGTTGGTTTATGTCATCACTCATGCTTTCAACAGCAATGAAAGGTAAAGCACCTTACCGCCAAGTATTGACACATGGTTTCACCGTGGATGGTCAAGGCCGTAAAATGTCTAAATCTTTAGGCAATACCGTTAGCCCGCAAGATGTGATGAATAAACTGGGCGCGGATATTTTACGTCTATGGGTTGCATCAACAGATTATACGGGTGAAATTGCAGTCTCTGATGAAATCTTAAAACGCGCAGCAGATTCTTATCGCCGTATTCGTAACACAGCGCGTTTCTTCTTAGCTAACCTAAATGGTTTTAACCCAGAAACTGATATGGTTAAGCCTGAAGATATGGTGGTGCTGGATAGATGGGCGGTTGGTCGTGCGCTTGCGGCACAACAAGAGATTATCAAAGCCTATGACGAGTATGATTTCTTAGGTGTTATTCAGCGCTTAATGCATTTCTGCTCTATTGAAATGGGCTCTTTCTATCTCGATATTATTAAAGATCGTCAATATACGGCAAAAAGTGATAGCTTGGCTCGTCGTAGCTGCCAAACTGCGCTGTTCTATATTGTTGAAGCATTGGTTCGTTGGATTGCGCCAGTTCTCTCTTTCACCGCAGATGAAATTTGGAATCAATTACCGGGTGAACGCGCTAAGTATGTCTTTACTGAAGAGTGGTATGATGCGCTATTCGGTTTAGAAAATTCCGAAGAGATGAATGATGATTTCTGGGCGGAATTACTTGCTGTTCGCGGCGAAGTAAACAAAGTTCTGGAGCAAGCGCGTGCAGATAAACATATTGGTGGTTCTTTAGAGGCGGCAGTTACATTGTATGCAGATAAAGCACTGGCTGATAAATTAAATAGCTTAGGTGATGAGCTACGTTTTGTTCTGCTGACTTCTCAAGCTGTCGTTGCTGATATTGCATCTGCACCAGCAGATGCTCAGCCATCTGAACTGAGTGGTTTGAAAATTAGCTTTAGTAAAGCTTCAGGTGAGAAATGCCCTCGCTGCTGGCACTATGCTAATGATATCGGTTCGGTAGCTGATCATCCTGAATTGTGTGGTCGCTGTGTTACTAACGTAGCCGGAAACGGTGAACTACGTAAATTTGCATAA
- the nhaA gene encoding Na+/H+ antiporter NhaA yields the protein MTAIIRKFLKLEASGGMLIIIAAIMALIMANSPLHPFYQQFLDIPISVKISALELDKPLILWINDFLMAIFFLVVGLEVKRELLEGSLAGRDKAIFPAIAALGGMLFPALIYLLFNASDEITRQGWAIPAATDIAFALGVMALLGKRVPTELKVFLLALAIIDDLGVIVIIAFFYTSSVSFLALGLAALSIITLCFMNWRRVENTAAYLVVGLILWVCILKSGVHATLAGVIVGFLIPLKGSDGTKPSEELEHVLHPWVAYLILPIFAFANSGVKLGGITLDGLTGMLPLGVAAGLVLGKPLGIFLFSWGSVKLGFAKLPASINLRQIFAVSVLCGIGFTMSIFITGLSFDGLDESYSTYSRVGILLGSTLSAFLGYFLLKAVLPKFKQK from the coding sequence ATGACAGCAATTATTCGTAAATTTCTAAAACTGGAAGCATCTGGCGGGATGCTGATTATTATTGCTGCCATAATGGCACTTATTATGGCGAACTCGCCATTGCATCCGTTTTATCAGCAATTTTTAGATATTCCAATCTCCGTCAAAATCTCTGCCTTAGAGTTAGATAAGCCATTAATTTTATGGATAAATGACTTTCTGATGGCTATTTTTTTTCTTGTGGTTGGTCTTGAGGTAAAACGTGAACTGTTGGAAGGCTCATTAGCTGGAAGAGATAAAGCAATTTTCCCAGCAATTGCAGCATTAGGAGGAATGTTATTCCCTGCTTTGATTTATCTGCTATTTAATGCATCTGATGAAATCACTCGCCAAGGTTGGGCAATTCCTGCTGCTACCGATATTGCTTTTGCATTGGGTGTAATGGCGTTATTAGGGAAAAGAGTACCAACAGAATTAAAAGTATTTTTGCTGGCGCTAGCGATTATTGATGACCTTGGTGTGATTGTTATTATCGCTTTTTTTTACACAAGTTCTGTTTCTTTTTTAGCATTAGGTCTAGCTGCTCTGAGTATTATCACGCTGTGTTTCATGAACTGGCGACGTGTTGAAAATACAGCGGCTTATCTGGTTGTTGGGCTTATTCTTTGGGTTTGTATTCTTAAATCAGGCGTTCATGCCACGCTTGCTGGCGTTATTGTCGGCTTTTTAATTCCGCTAAAAGGCAGTGATGGAACAAAACCGTCGGAAGAATTAGAACATGTCTTACATCCTTGGGTCGCATATCTGATATTGCCAATATTTGCCTTTGCGAATTCAGGTGTAAAGCTTGGAGGCATCACACTTGATGGGCTAACAGGAATGTTACCGCTGGGGGTTGCGGCAGGGTTAGTGTTAGGAAAGCCGTTAGGTATTTTCTTATTCAGTTGGGGTTCGGTAAAACTAGGGTTTGCCAAATTACCTGCATCAATTAATTTGCGTCAAATATTCGCAGTTTCTGTTCTTTGTGGGATCGGTTTTACTATGTCTATTTTTATTACTGGTTTGTCCTTTGATGGATTAGATGAAAGCTATAGCACCTATTCCAGAGTGGGAATTTTACTGGGTTCAACATTATCCGCATTTTTAGGTTACTTTTTATTAAAAGCGGTATTACCGAAATTTAAACAAAAATAA
- the nhaR gene encoding transcriptional activator NhaR, with the protein MRVSHLNFNHLYYFWHVCKEGSVVGAAEALYLTPQTITGQIKALEERLGGKLFKRQGRGLVPSELGQLIFRYADKMFMLSQEMLDIVNYSRESNLLFDVGVADALSKHLVSRILETAVVEQEQIHLRCFESTHEMLLEQLSQHKLDMILSDCPVDSSQQEGLFSVKLGECNVSFFCRQPAPKKPFPECLEERRLLIPGRRSMLGRHLLTWIRNKNLQVEVLGEFDDAALMKAFGISHNAIFVAPSLYAADILEDEDVIELGQLDNVKEEYYVIFAERMIQHPAVQRVCNKDFSNLFATSFSKLAKKV; encoded by the coding sequence ATGCGGGTTTCACATCTTAATTTTAACCATCTTTATTATTTTTGGCATGTATGTAAAGAAGGGTCTGTTGTTGGTGCAGCAGAAGCATTGTATTTAACACCTCAAACTATTACTGGGCAAATTAAAGCATTAGAAGAACGGCTTGGTGGTAAACTTTTTAAACGACAAGGGCGGGGATTAGTTCCATCTGAACTTGGGCAACTTATTTTCCGCTATGCAGATAAAATGTTTATGCTTAGCCAAGAAATGCTTGATATTGTTAATTATAGCCGTGAGTCCAACTTATTATTTGATGTTGGTGTTGCGGATGCATTATCCAAACATTTGGTCAGCAGAATATTGGAAACCGCTGTAGTTGAACAAGAACAAATTCATTTACGCTGCTTTGAATCAACACATGAGATGTTATTGGAACAACTTAGCCAGCATAAACTCGATATGATTTTATCTGACTGTCCTGTTGATTCATCACAGCAAGAAGGTCTGTTCTCAGTTAAACTTGGTGAGTGCAATGTGAGTTTTTTTTGCCGACAACCTGCGCCGAAAAAGCCATTTCCTGAGTGTTTAGAAGAGCGCCGGCTACTTATTCCGGGAAGACGTTCAATGTTAGGAAGGCATTTATTAACTTGGATACGCAATAAAAATTTACAAGTTGAAGTGCTCGGTGAATTTGATGATGCGGCTTTGATGAAAGCCTTTGGCATTTCTCATAATGCGATTTTTGTTGCGCCATCACTCTATGCCGCAGATATTTTAGAAGATGAAGATGTCATTGAACTTGGGCAGTTGGATAATGTAAAAGAAGAGTATTATGTGATTTTTGCAGAGAGAATGATCCAGCATCCCGCAGTTCAGCGTGTGTGCAACAAAGATTTTTCTAATTTATTTGCAACATCGTTTAGTAAGCTGGCGAAGAAAGTGTGA